In Oryza glaberrima chromosome 8, OglaRS2, whole genome shotgun sequence, the following are encoded in one genomic region:
- the LOC127783050 gene encoding berberine bridge enzyme-like D-1 gives MRNTTILLLALLLALLSSSSTWPPPLTACAAGQHCDDRAAAGSLPSCLLAAGVRNFSLAGSPAYDALLNFSIQNLRFALPAAGAVPRPAAVVLPRGRSELTSAVLCARHASLRIRVRSGGHSYEGLSYTVGDGGDDADRVRFVVIDLMRMNRVRVDAASATAWVESGATLGEIYYAVASSSSSLAFPAGSCSTVGAGGHISGGGFGLLSRKFKLAADNVLDAILVDADGRVLDRSFMGENVFWAIRGGGGGSWGVVYAWKLRLVQVPNTLTAFTPKRTGSVDAIAGLVHRWQYVGSALPDEFYLSVFLTIGGASSSSPSRDGNVTVSFTGLVLGSKELAMSVLSERFPELGLAEPEMSEMSWVESAARFAGLSSTEELTSRASRTKHYAKSKSDYVRSPIARGAVAAILRYLAGGPAGYVILDPYGGAMAREGSGDTPFPHRAGNLYSIQYGVTWEAGDDGGGGGGGGGEARMAWLRALYAYMAPHVSKNPRAAYVNYVDLDLGTNALAGNVSSPSSSVSRARSTWGSAYFSPANFDRLVGAKTLIDRSNVFSNAQSIPPLQI, from the coding sequence ATGCGCAACACCACCATTCTGCTTcttgccctcctcctcgccttgcTCTCCTCGTCCTCGACATGGCCGCCACCGTTGACAGCGTGTGCCGCCGGCCAGCATTGCGACGACAGAGCAGCGGCGGGCTCGCTGCCGTCgtgcctcctcgccgccggcgtccgcaACTTCTCCCTCGCCGGGTCGCCGGCCTACGACGCGCTGCTCAACTTCTCCATCCAGAACCTCCGGTTCGCGctcccggccgccggcgcggtgcCCAGGCCGGCGGCCGTCGTGCTCCCGCGCGGCCGGAGCGAGCTCACGAGCGCGGTGCTGTGCGCGCGCCACGCCTCGCTGCGCATCCGCGTGCGCAGCGGCGGGCACAGCTACGAGGGCCTCTCGTAcaccgtcggcgacggcggcgacgacgccgaccgCGTCCGCTTCGTGGTGATCGACCTCATGAGGATGAACAGGGTGCGTGTCGACGCCGCGTCGGCCACCGCGTGGGTTGAGTCCGGCGCGACGCTCGGCGAGATCTACtacgccgtcgcgtcgtcgtcgtcctcccttGCGTTCCCGGCTGGGTCGTGCTCGACCGTCGGAGCAGGCGGGCATATCTCCGGCGGCGGGTTCGGGCTGCTGTCGCGCAAGTTCAAGCTCGCCGCCGACAACGTGCTGGACGCGATCCTCGTCGACGCGGACGGCAGGGTCCTGGACCGGAGCTTCATGGGCGAGAACGTGTTCTGGGcgatccgcggcggcggcggcggcagctggggCGTGGTCTACGCCTGGAAGCTCCGGCTCGTCCAGGTTCCGAACACCTTGACGGCGTTCACGCCGAAAAGGACCGGTTCGGTGGACGCCATCGCCGGGCTCGTGCATCGGTGGCAGTACGTCGGCTCAGCTCTGCCCGACGAGTTCTACCTCTCCGTCTTCCTCACCATCGGCGGCGCCagctcgtcgtcgccatcaCGAGATGGAAACGTGACGGTGTCCTTCACAGGGCTGGTTCTTGGTTCCAAGGAGCTGGCCATGTCGGTGCTGAGCGAGAGGTTCCCGGAGCTGGGCCTCGCCGAGCCGGAGATGTCGGAGATGAGCTGGGtggagtcggcggcgaggtTCGCCGGGCTGAGCTCGACGGAGGAGCTGACCAGCCGCGCCTCCAGGACGAAGCACTACGCCAAGAGCAAGTCGGACTACGTGCGGTCGCCCATCGCGAggggcgccgtggcggcgatcCTCCGGTACCTCGCCGGCGGGCCGGCGGGGTACGTGATCCTCGACCCctacggcggcgccatggcgcgTGAGGGGAGCGGCGACACGCCGTTCCCGCACCGCGCCGGCAACCTGTACAGCATCCAGTACGGCGTGACgtgggaggccggcgacgacggcggcggcggcggcggcggcggcggcgaggcgcgcatGGCGTGGCTGCGGGCGCTGTACGCGTACATGGCGCCGCACGTGTCCAAGAACCCGCGCGCCGCGTATGTCAACTACGTGGACCTCGACCTCGGCACCAATGCTCTCGCCGGGAACgtgtcctcgccgtcgtcgtcggtgagccGAGCACGGTCGACGTGGGGCTCGGCGTACTTCTCGCCGGCGAACTTCGACCGGCTCGTCGGGGCCAAGACGCTCATCGATCGTTCCAACGTCTTCAGCAATGCGCAGAGCATTCCACCGTTACAAATATaa
- the LOC127782799 gene encoding histone deacetylase 6 yields the protein MAASGEGASLASAAGGEDGRRRRVSYFYEPSIGDYYYGQGHPMKPHRIRMAHSLVVHYGLHRLLELSRPYPASDADIRRFHSDDYVAFLASATGNPALLDARAVKRFNVGEDCPVFDGLFPFCQASAGGSIGAAVKLNRGDADITVNWAGGLHHAKKGEASGFCYVNDIVLAILELLKFHRRVLYVDIDVHHGDGVEEAFFTTNRVMTCSFHKYGDFFPGTGHITDVGAGEGKHYALNVPLSDGIDDDTFRDLFQCIIKKVMEVYQPDVVVLQCGADSLAGDRLGCFNLSVKGHADCLRYLRSFNIPMMVLGGGGYTIRNVARCWCYETAVAVGVEPDNKLPYNDYYEYFGPDYNLHIQPRSVENLNSTKDLENIKSMILDHLSKIEHVPSTQFHDRPSDPEAPEQEEEDMDKRPPQRSRLWSGGAYESDTEDPDNMKTETNDLSASSVMKDESNDDS from the exons ATGGCGGCGTCCGGCGAGGGGGCGTcgctggcgtcggcggcgggaggggaggacgggcggcggcggcgggtgagctACTTCTACGAGCCGTCGATCGGGGACTACTACTACGGGCAGGGGCACCCGATGAAGCCCCACCGCATCCGCATGGCGCACTCGCTGGTGGTCCACTacggcctccaccgcctcctcgagCTCTCCCGCCCCTACCCGGCCTCCGACGCCGACATCCGCCGCTTCCACTCCGACGACTACGTCGCCTtcctcgcctccgccaccggGAACCCCGCCCTGCTCGACGCCCGCGCCGTCAAGCGCTTCAACGTCGGCGAGGACTGCCCGGTCTTCGACGGCCTCTTCCCCTTCTGCCAGGCCTCCGCGGGGGGCagcatcggcgccgccgtcaaGCTCAACCGCGGCGACGCCGACATCACCGTCAACTGGGCGGGGGGCCTCCACCACGCCAAGAAGGGCGAGGCCTCCGGCTTCTGCTACGTCAACGACATCGTCCTCGCCATCCTCGAGCTCCTCAAGTTCCACAGG CGTGTGCTATATGTAGACATTGATGTCCACCATGGAGATGGCGTGGAGGAAGCTTTCTTCACTACGAATCGAGTCATGACTTGTTCCTTTCACAAGTATGGGGACTTCTTCCCTGGTACTGGGCATATCACTGATGTTGGAGCAGGCGAAGGAAAACATTATGCTTTAAATGTGCCCCTGAGTGATGGCATTGATGATGATACCTTTCGTGATCTGTTCCAGTGCATCATCAAAAAGGTAATGGAGGTTTATCAGCCAGATGTAGTTGTTCTCCAGTGTGGAGCCGACTCTTTGGCTGGAGACAGGTTAGGTTGCTTCAACCTGTCTGTGAAAGGTCATGCAGACTGCCTCCGTTACCTTAGGTCATTCAATATTCCTATGATGGTTTTGGGAGGTGGGGGTTACACCATCAGAAATGTTGCTCGCTGCTGGTGCTATGAG ACTGCAGTTGCTGTTGGAGTTGAACCTGATAACAAGTTACCTTATAATGACTACTATGAGTACTTTGGTCCTGATTATAATCTCCATATTCAACCCAGAAGTGTGGAGAACCTGAATTCGACTAAAGACCTGGAGAACATAAA GAGCATGATATTGGATCATCTCTCAAAAATTGAGCATGTTCCGAGCACTCAGTTCCATGACAGACCATCAGATCCTGAAGCTCCAGAGCAG GAAGAGGAGGACATGGACAAGAGACCACCTCAGCGCAGTAGGTTATGGAGTGGAGGAGCTTATGAATCTGATACAGAGGATCCTGACAACATGAAAACTGAGACCAATGACTTATCTGCCAGCTCTGTCATGAAG